In Nostoc edaphicum CCNP1411, the sequence GTAATTTTTTGGTATCGCCTTCAACAGAAGATTGAAGTCCTAATAAGCATTGCTGCTGCTTTTGACAAAAGGTAAGCTCGGCAGAAAGTTGAGTATTATCGCGTCCCTCAACCATTTGTAAGGTTCGCACGGCTACGGACAAAGCAAGGATTGTTAGGCGTTGAATTGCAATACTAGACTCTAACTGAGTCGCTTCGATATTCAATCCAGCTTTTTTTGAGAGTGGCAAAAAGTTGTTCAATCTTCCATCGCCATCCGTACCACTTAATGACTCGCAGTGCCTGTTCCAAGCAGACAACAACGTGAGTTGTCAGCAACCGCCAATGAATCGGTTCTTGTCCTGCGGGTGGTTGGACTTCCAGAGCTTCAACAGCAAAAAGGGTAACACTAGGAGGATAGCCAAAAACGCCTAATTTATCGGGGCGTTGAATCTCAACTTGTCCACAACGAAACAATAAGCATTGCTTCTCTTGGCATTCGCTTTCGACGTGAGTCTGCGGGAACGTTAATTATATAAGTACCTTCACAAGGCTGCTGACTTAAGTAGTCGAATAGTGATTCAGACCGCCCTAACAATCGACGATCTTGGCAAGCTCTTATCAGTAAATGATTGTTTTTTATTGGGTACAGTTGCAAATTCCTCAAATAAATCCGATTCGCGGTCGCCAATATGAGTTACCATTTTTGCTCCACCCACTTCAAAGCATCGCTTACTACTTTCTGCCGATGCTAACCATTTGTAAGATTCTTTCTCCTCAATTGGTAAATTTTGATAGTCACGAGTTATGTTTATCTGCATGGTTTATAGCTCGGCTCCACAGTTTTACTGTGCTTAACCCCAGTGGAAATCCACTCTCACCATCTAATACCAATGTTGGATGGATATAAAACCCGACATCTGTGTTATTGCCTACTACTCCTAATCCTGGCGGTGACAGCCTACCTGCATGAGACTGCAAGTTAATCTCGCTAGTATCGCTAATCGCTAATACGTGTCGTTTTGCCAGATGAAACTCGCAATCATCCGAAAGGCTACGTACTAGTTCTGATAGTGTTACGTTTTCATTCTCCAAAAACCGATAATAACCCATCTGTTCTGCCCAATTTCGACTTATTTGCCGGATATTTATCGATTGGTGCTTACGAATCGCCTCGTATAATGCTGCCCCCTTTTTATCAGCCTTGGGTCTCCAAATGCCGTTCCTGGTGTCGTCGAAGCGTGAATTAAGATTGGATTATCCATAGTTTTTGCTTCTCAAAAATCCTCTGCACCTACTTTACATCCGACTTGTGTATACACGGTAGCCTTTTTTAAGGGGGGTTAGGGGGGATCAAAAGGCTGTAGCACAACTATAGAAGACTTGTATATACACCGTAGCTTTATAAGGGAGGTTAGAGAGGATCAATAAGTGCAAAAATACAGCAAATTACTTTTCAAACAATCTCTTAGTCATACTGATAGTATTCTTTGTTTCCATACTCCGCATGAGAACGAGAGACTAACGAGAGACTAATTCTGAGTTTGCAAACATTGGGGCAAAGTTACGGTAAGCTGACAATGCTGCTTCTTTAACCGTTGCATTCACAATCGGAAAGGTAGTGAGGATGTAGCTAAATTCATCTTCAGTTAAGCCGTAAAGATGTGCTACCATTCCATCGAGTTCGGCGCGGAGTTTAGCGCGTGCTGCTTCGTCGGTAACGCCTTGTTGATGGGAACCTAGCCCGACTTCTTGCGCGAGTTCGTCAAATTCTGGTGTGGTGCAGATGAGTTTGGCGGCGCGTTGTACAATATCGTTGAAGTTGCGATCGTTTTTTGTTAAACGTGGTACGGGTAGTTGGTATACAATAAACATTGAAATTGATGTGGTGACTCGTTGTCGAGCCATAAAGTCAAATACAAAAGAGTTTAATAACCCACAAATGTATAGAAGTACTTGATAGTTAAGAATACTAAAATTATCTAAATTACTCAAAAATAACTTATGATTAGCAAACACATTTGAAGGAAGTAAAGTAGTAATCACTGTACGAATATCAGTATTTCTAGCTATTTCTCGAAAAGCAAGTCTATATTTTTGATAATTCAACCTTTGCCCACTATCTCCTTAAACATCAGGATTTATCTCATCGTCTTTTCCTTCCGGCGTATCATCTAAATTCCAAGAATAACGCTCAAATAAATCTAGAACTTGTTCAAACGCCTCATCAACTATAGAAATCTGATATTTCTCTTCAATATGATGCTTAATAAATAGACCACCATTTAGGTATTTAACCTTTCCTACCAATTTTTGTACAGATAAATCGCGTTCAATCTCAGGTTTAGCAAAACTTTCAAAAAACAAAGCTTTGAGAAATTCATCATAAAAATGATTTTCACCTTTTTGCTTACTTTGCTTAAGCTTATTTTGCAGATACTTTAAATCTTCATTATCAATAAAACGCTTACACTGGAGAAAATAAACAAACATCAGGCGATTGAGAATTATCGATGTGTACCAACGTCTATCTGTTTCATTATCATCAATTCCTTTAACAAACAGCAAAAACTTTTGGTGTAGCTCTTGAAATTTATTATAAAACTTCTTAGTTACTGCTTCCACATCGAAACCACGTTGTAGTTTATAAGCAATTTCGACAACAGTAGGTTCCCCATGTTCTAATTCAGTAATATCAATTACTACAGAACCAAGTTTGCTTAAAAATAAGTCTCCGGGTTGACCTTTCACATATAAATGGTCACGAACAAAGGTTTTGCTTCCTTCTCTTTTTACCCAATACCAAAGACTACGTGTGCGTTCTTCATTAACGAAAATGAGGAGATTTTCAGCTATTAGTTTAGTAATTTCTTGATGAATAGCAAATCTAACTTTAGCTTCTGGTATGTTTCCATCTGCTGCGGTGACTTCAAAGATTGCAACACCTGAAAATTCAGCAATTTTTTGATATTGATACGTCTTGTTATCAATTTTTAAAGTTTCAGGTTTTTGTCTTGAGGGTTTAGACCAACCTAATTCTTCTATCAGAAATGTTGAATGCTGATACAAAACTTTACATAGATAGTTACACTAACTCTAAAAAGGCTAAATTAGTCAACATAACATCATCTCCTCAAACCAATGAACATAGCTGATTTTCTGACACATACAAGATTGCAAATAGCGGAATTTATCTAATAGTGTATGTCCCCATTGTGCGGGAATAGATAAAAGCTGTAAAATCAGATAAGCTATTAAACTAACGTAAATTTGTATGGTGATACCGTTGACGTTTTTGGTAATTAATTTGTCAAGTTTTAAGTGCATCTTTAAAAACTTCCACAAGAGTTCAACTCCCCAACGTAATCGATAAATATCCCTAATTTCATCATCATTAACAGCTGCATCTCCCGACTTTGGTAAATTAGTCACTAAGCGGAACTCAGTTTTCGTTTCTAAATCACAAAAATTAATGACTCTATAGGCAATAGCCTCATCAGATGCACCTACTTTGACTAATCCAGTTGCATCCTCAAATTCTAGTAACGAAATTGTTTTTAATCCGCAAAACAAAATATTTGTTTTCTTGTACCAATTCTTGAATGAATTTTAATCCCGCAAAGCCTCTATCCATTACCCCTACAGCATTAGTTGGGAGACTAGACATCATCTTGGAACCAAATTTATAATCATGATCATGTCCAAAATTGATCAAGTTATCTTCTGGGCTACCTGTAGCTAAATTCAAAGAACTAAAAAGTTTGACTTGATGATGACCCAAAACCCATAACAATTTACTTGTCAGGGTAATAATTGTTGAATCAATAGGACAAATAGCATATTTATCGTGTAATTTTTTGTGAATTTTCTTCTGTACTAATTCATTTAATTTTTGGTAAATTCCTTGAAATTGTTTTTTGGCTTCGATGTAAATTTGCTTTAGAAAAAGTAGAAATATCTACCTCAAATCCTGTATTGTTTAATCTCTTAAATAAATCTCGCATACTTGTTAAGCTATTATCCAGAGCATAGGATAGCCAGCACTCAAAGAATAGACGACTATTCAATACTGGATAATCATTTTTTGGCAGGCTTTTCAAGATATCTTTGACAATTTTGGGAAATGAATTTATAATCACAATCAAACTAATATAGTTTAAGCCTTCGCCCAAAAATACCATATTTTGGGCTATTTTTATCGGATTTTTCTTACCGTTCAACACTTCTGATAAAATACATTTACTTTCGTTAGTAGCAATATATTCTGTAATTGCTCGATAACGTTTGCCTTCGCGGTTCCGTAAGTTGTGACTTTCATCAATTAACACAACTCGGTAACGGCGGAGTTTTGGTAACTTATTTTGTACTTGACTAATTGGCATAACTTCGGCAAGTAGCCGATAGTTATTTACATATTCTTGCCACATTGAAACTAGGTTTTTTGGGCAAATAATTAGTGTTTCTAAAAAACAATCTTCTTGTAAAATCTTGGCAAGGGCGGTTCCAACTAAAGTTTTGCCCAAACCGACCACATCCCCAACTAACACGCCACCACGCCTAGTTACATGACGGGCTGCTAGCTGTACGGCGGCTTTTTGGAAATCAAATAAATTATTAAATTCGCGGGGGATACGGAATTCTGAAAGTCCTGCGATCGCTTCATGGGATAAGTGGTAAGCTATCTTCAGGTAGATGTAGTAAGGTGAAACTAACTCTTGCCTAGCCCAGCTTTGGTCAATAATTTCTGCCAATTCTTGGGAAATATCTACACAACCGTAATCTTGCCAGCGATCGCTAAACCACTTTTGCAGTTTATTACACGCATCGTGGTCTAAAATATCAACATTCAACTCCCCTTGTTTCGCCAGTCCGGGAAGAGTTAAATTACTACTACCCAAGAATCCCACAGTTGGAGCGTTGGGGTCATTCCGATATACAAGATATAACTTGGCGTGGAGAGAATGGCGCAAAAACAGTTTAATAATTACCTTCTGACTTTTTAGCTGATGACTTAACCGCCGTAACCCCGCTTCATCTTGATTAGTCGGCGCACCAATAGTCAACTGCTGGCGAAATTCTGCCGCCATACGTTTTTTAAACCGCACAATGCTACTGTTATCAATCCGTCCATCACCACTAACAAGGCTAAATGCTGCATGAACTTCATCACTGGGTAAGCTTTGCATCCCAATTAGCAAGCGACAACAAGCATTTTCACTACCAACATACTGTTCAATCAAATCATCAATTCTTCGCCAACCTCTGAGATTGAAGTAGCCTACGCAAAAATCTGCCCGATAAGAGACTTTGAGGGTTTCTCGTAAAATCGGCAGTAATTGTAAATCAATGTTGTCAAAAATCCGAGGCATTATTTAACACTCATCAATATTTCGTACCTATGTTATATGAGTAAAAAATTTTTCCAGCCAGATTAGAGACGCGATAAATCGCCGTCTCTACAATAATCAATCCTTTAGACATCTCCAGAAATTAAATATGCGATATCCAGAACCCTTGTAGAGACGTAGCACTGCTACGTCTCTACATTCTTTTTCGGAGATGTCTTTTGTAGAGACGGCGATTTATCGCGTCTTCAAAAATTATAAAAAAGAGAGCAGTTGCACCGTAATACAACTGCTCTAAAAATACTTAGATAGATATTTACTACCTATCCACAGACCCCATAATTACGTCAACACTACCGAGAATCACCACAATATCTGCAACCTTCATCCCGCGCAGTAAATGTGGAACAATCTGGAGATTGTTAAAATCTGCGGCGCGAATCTTCCAACGTGCAGGGAAGACGTTATCATCGCCAACTAAATAAATTCCCAATTCACCTTTACCACTTTCTACACGGGCATAGATTTCACCCTTCGGCATCTTGAAAGTCGGGGAAACTTTTTTACCGATGAATTGGTAATCAAATGCGTCCCACTCAGATTTTTTACCTGCGGCTAAACGTTTTGCTTCGAGATTTTCGTAAGGGCCGCCAGGAAGTCCTTTAACTGCTTGGCGAATAATCTTTACAGATTCGCGCATTTCCCGCATCCGCACTACGTAACGGGCAAAGCAATCACCGGCGGTTTCCCACTGCACATCCCAGTCGAAATCGTCGTAGCATTCGTAATGGTCAACTTTCCGCAAATCCCATTGCACACCAGAAGCGCGTAACATTGGGCCAGAAAGTCCCCAGTTAATTGCTTCTTCACGGGTGATAGTACCAATACCCTCAACGCGTCGCCGGAAGATTGGGTTATCTGTTACTAAGCGTTCGTACTCATCAATTTTGGGCAATAGGTATTCGCAAAATTCCAGACACTTATCTACCCAACCGTAAGGCAAATCGGCTGCTACTCCACCAACGCGGAAATAGTTGTTATTTACCATCCGATAACCTGTAGCAGCTTCCCACAAATCATAAATCATCTCCCGTTCCCGGAACTGGTAGAAGAAGGGAGTTTGTGCGCCTACGTCAGCGAGGAAGGGGCCAAACCATAGCAAGTGGTTAGCAATGCGGTTCAACTCCAGCATGATGACGCGGATGTAGCTAGCACGTTTGGGAACAGCGACACCTGCAAGCTTTTCTGGGGCGTTAACAGTTACGGCTTCGTTGAACATTCCCGCAGCGTAGTCCCAGCGACTAACGTAGGGGACGTACATAACATTAGTGCGGTTCTCAGCAATTTTTTCCATTCCCCGATGCAAATAGCCGATGACCGGTTCACAGTCAACGACATCCTCGCCATCCAGAGTCATGATTAGCCGCAGAACCCCGTGCATTGAGGGGTGGTGTGGCCCCATGTTTAGCACCATCGGTTCAGTGCGGGTTTCTAGTCTGGTCATAGATTTCGTGTTCTCCTGTTTGTATTCGTGTAGCGTGCCATTTTGAATTGAACCGCGTAGATGCCAACCAGACCCGATTTATCTAGTCTGCCAAGCCAAAGTTAAGCTTGCAGGAGCAATACTTTTAAGAAAACTGCCCTTAAGGCGTCTATAATGTATTGCCCATACAGGGGGTATGTTGGAGAGGGGGTGACAGAGGAGGGACTTTACTTGATGTTTAATTTTGTTGCACTTCTTCAACTATTATATGGAAGCTTGATCTGCACTTAATTAAGGCATCGGATTTTTTTATAAGGAAGATGCGGAGAGTGGGGGAGGCGGTGAAACTAGGAACCCAGCCTACCCTTCTTTACGGGAACGGGAACGGCGAAGCCAAGGCTGGGTGGTTTACATTACCTCAACAAAGCAGCAAAAGGACAAGAACTGGCTG encodes:
- a CDS encoding NAD(P)H-quinone oxidoreductase subunit H, giving the protein MTRLETRTEPMVLNMGPHHPSMHGVLRLIMTLDGEDVVDCEPVIGYLHRGMEKIAENRTNVMYVPYVSRWDYAAGMFNEAVTVNAPEKLAGVAVPKRASYIRVIMLELNRIANHLLWFGPFLADVGAQTPFFYQFREREMIYDLWEAATGYRMVNNNYFRVGGVAADLPYGWVDKCLEFCEYLLPKIDEYERLVTDNPIFRRRVEGIGTITREEAINWGLSGPMLRASGVQWDLRKVDHYECYDDFDWDVQWETAGDCFARYVVRMREMRESVKIIRQAVKGLPGGPYENLEAKRLAAGKKSEWDAFDYQFIGKKVSPTFKMPKGEIYARVESGKGELGIYLVGDDNVFPARWKIRAADFNNLQIVPHLLRGMKVADIVVILGSVDVIMGSVDR